A stretch of Flavobacterium sp. N2270 DNA encodes these proteins:
- a CDS encoding peptide MFS transporter, with the protein MSQNSTDQFFKSTVLGHPSGLFVLFFTEMWERFSFYGMRSLLILFLTSSFVDGGWEWTRENASALFGSYVGLVYLSTMLGGYFADKIIGFRWAVVVGAVLMTLGHASMAIETEFSIYLGLILLVFGNGFFKPNMTSIISEMYKDRPEKKDGAYTLFYMGVNAGAFFGILLCGYLGEKVGWSYGFGLAGIFMFFGMLQFWLSQNIFGDIGLKPTAESKAKSEAADTDTRNPFTKLELGIIAVCSTLGLLWIINDPASKISGGKVNIFGFLGENGNTIAISTALILFIYLLVTRLMKYSQITREKLIAVTFFAFLTIFFWAIFEQSPNSLTIFASDYTDRVLEGNWSTFFLIMNSLITIVPLAIITWVLYLLFKQTFKNYAVANIILSMSFVIIWGIAIWMLMKDFYTAGYLSLSDSTLEMLKIEKVTTAITEVPATWFSTLNSLFIISLAPLFSKWWESKYNPSANMKYGIGMGLLALGMACVAIGATGIEPGAKTASVSMIWLILVYLFHTMGELCISPVGLSYVSKLVPARMIAFMFGVWYLAVAIGMKGAGMFGEKIDAIANESGLSSFFWMLTIVSLVMAAFSILMTPVIKKLMHGVR; encoded by the coding sequence ATGAGTCAAAATTCAACTGATCAATTTTTTAAAAGCACAGTTCTAGGACATCCTTCTGGGTTATTTGTGTTGTTCTTTACAGAAATGTGGGAACGTTTTTCATTCTACGGAATGCGTTCATTATTAATATTATTTTTAACTTCTTCTTTTGTAGACGGTGGTTGGGAATGGACTAGAGAAAATGCATCTGCACTTTTTGGTTCGTATGTTGGTTTAGTATATTTATCTACAATGTTAGGTGGATACTTTGCCGATAAAATCATCGGTTTTAGATGGGCGGTTGTGGTAGGAGCCGTATTAATGACATTAGGGCACGCTTCTATGGCTATCGAAACTGAATTTTCAATTTATTTAGGACTTATATTATTAGTTTTTGGAAATGGATTTTTCAAACCTAATATGACTTCTATTATTTCTGAAATGTATAAAGACAGGCCAGAGAAAAAAGATGGTGCGTATACATTATTTTACATGGGTGTAAATGCTGGTGCTTTCTTCGGAATATTACTTTGTGGTTATTTAGGTGAAAAAGTGGGATGGAGTTACGGATTTGGATTAGCTGGAATTTTTATGTTCTTCGGAATGCTACAGTTTTGGTTATCACAAAATATTTTTGGTGATATTGGTTTAAAACCAACTGCTGAAAGTAAAGCAAAATCAGAAGCAGCTGATACAGATACTAGAAATCCGTTTACTAAACTAGAGTTAGGTATTATTGCTGTTTGTTCAACTTTAGGTTTATTATGGATTATTAATGATCCAGCATCTAAAATTTCAGGTGGAAAAGTTAATATTTTTGGTTTCTTAGGGGAAAACGGAAATACAATTGCAATTTCTACAGCTTTAATTTTATTCATTTATTTGTTAGTGACTCGTTTAATGAAGTATTCTCAAATAACAAGAGAGAAATTAATCGCTGTAACTTTTTTCGCATTCTTAACGATTTTCTTTTGGGCTATTTTCGAGCAATCGCCTAACTCGTTAACTATTTTTGCAAGTGATTATACTGATAGAGTTTTAGAAGGAAATTGGAGTACTTTTTTCTTAATTATGAATTCATTAATTACAATTGTTCCTTTAGCAATTATTACTTGGGTATTGTATTTATTATTTAAACAAACATTTAAAAATTACGCTGTTGCAAATATTATTTTATCAATGAGTTTTGTAATTATTTGGGGTATTGCAATTTGGATGCTTATGAAAGATTTTTATACTGCAGGATATTTATCTTTATCTGATAGTACTTTAGAAATGTTGAAAATCGAAAAGGTTACAACTGCAATTACTGAGGTTCCTGCAACATGGTTCTCTACATTAAACTCTTTATTTATTATATCATTAGCGCCATTGTTTTCTAAATGGTGGGAAAGTAAATACAATCCTTCTGCAAATATGAAATATGGAATCGGAATGGGATTGTTAGCTCTTGGTATGGCTTGTGTAGCTATTGGAGCAACAGGTATTGAGCCAGGTGCAAAAACAGCTTCTGTAAGTATGATTTGGTTAATTTTAGTCTATCTTTTCCATACAATGGGAGAATTATGTATCTCACCAGTTGGATTGTCTTATGTAAGTAAATTAGTTCCAGCTCGAATGATTGCATTTATGTTTGGTGTTTGGTACTTAGCAGTTGCAATTGGTATGAAAGGAGCAGGTATGTTTGGAGAAAAAATTGATGCAATTGCAAACGAATCAGGTTTAAGTTCATTCTTCTGGATGCTTACAATTGTTTCTCTTGTTATGGCTGCTTTCTCAATATTAATGACACCAGTTATCAAAAAATTAATGCACGGTGTTAGATAA
- a CDS encoding thioredoxin family protein has product MKKIFFTLLFVVSSFVVNAQENLTWHTDMAKASELSIKEKKPLLLFFTGSDWCGWCIRLQKEVLKTDDFAKWAKDNVILVELDFPRRTPQDEAIKKQNFELQNMFQVRGYPTIWFVNPEKKDGKINLVGQGSTGYVAGGPEKWLVEANKIIFK; this is encoded by the coding sequence ATGAAAAAGATATTTTTTACACTTTTATTTGTAGTTAGTTCATTTGTAGTAAATGCTCAAGAAAATTTAACTTGGCATACCGATATGGCTAAAGCTTCAGAATTATCAATAAAAGAAAAAAAACCATTATTATTGTTTTTTACAGGTTCTGACTGGTGCGGATGGTGCATTCGTTTACAAAAAGAAGTTTTAAAAACAGATGATTTTGCTAAATGGGCTAAGGATAATGTAATTCTTGTTGAATTAGATTTCCCAAGAAGAACTCCACAAGATGAAGCGATTAAGAAGCAAAATTTTGAATTGCAAAACATGTTTCAAGTAAGAGGATATCCTACAATTTGGTTTGTGAACCCAGAGAAAAAAGATGGGAAGATAAACCTTGTTGGTCAAGGAAGTACTGGTTATGTTGCTGGTGGTCCTGAAAAATGGTTAGTAGAAGCAAATAAAATTATTTTTAAATAA